Within Rhizobacter sp., the genomic segment GACATGGGTTGCAGGCTTGCGCTACGAGGACCTGCCGGCCGAGGTGGTGGCGGTCGCCAAGCGCCAGATCCTCGACACGCTGGCGGTGGCCTGGGCCGGCACACGTGCCGATGCGATCGAGCCGCTGCGCAGGCTCATCGGTGGTCTTGGCGGCGCGCCCGAGGCACCTGTGTGGTGCTACGGCGAGCGCTTGCCTGCCACGCAGGCTGCGTTCCTGAACGGCATGCTGGCCTCGGCGCTGGACTACGACAGCCTGCACGACCGCGCCACGGTGCACCCCGACGTGGTGACCCTGCCCGCAATCATGGCGCTGGCCGAGCAGCGGGCGGCCAGCGGCCGAGAGCTCATCACCGCGCTGGTGGCGGGCGACGAGCTTCTGGTGCGCCTGGGGCTGGCGGCACGCAGCCACCCGGGCTGGTTCTACTCGTCCGCATTCGGCGTGTTCGGTGCCGCTGCTGCCGCGAGCCGGCTGCTCGGCCTGGGCGCTGACCAGACTCTGCATGCGCTGGGCATTGCGATGAGCCAGGCCGCGGGTACGCAGCAGGCGCTGCTCGAACGCAGCCTAACCAAACGTCTGCAGACGGCCTACGCCGCGCGTGCGGGCGTTGAGTCGGCGCTGTTTGCCCAGGCTGGTGTCACCGGCCCGGCCCAGCCGCTGGAAGGCGCCAGCGGGATTCAGGCGCTGTACACCGGCTTCGAGGCCGGAGAACTGCTGGGTGACCTGGGCACGCGGTACGCCATCACCGGCATGACGCTGAAGAAGTACGCGAGCTGCATGTGCAACCACGCGCCCATCGAGGCTACCCTGCAGCTGGCGGCTCGACATCATTTGCGCGCTGCCGATGTGGCGGCGTTGAAGGTGACGATCTCTCCCTTCATGCACCGCCTGACCGGGGCGCCGTTCGAGCCTGGCGACAACCCGCAGGTCAGCGCCCAGTTCAGCGTCCAGTACTCGGTGGCCAGTGCGCTGCTGCGCGGCCGATTCGAGGTGCGCGACATCGAACCTGCCGCCGTGCTGGAGCCGGAGGTGCTGGCGCTGGCTGCACGCGTGCAGGTGCAGGTCGACGCGACGGCCGGCAAGTTCGTGCCCGCCGTGCTGGAGCTGCGCACCCATGGCGGTGCGACGCACACCCTGACGGTGGACACGCTGCCCGGCACACCCGCGGCGCCGCTGTCTGAGGCGGCGTTGCACCACAAGGCGCTGGCTGGGTTCACCTCAGCGGCGAAAGCCATGGATGAGGTGCATGCACTCGGGCTGATCGCGCGATTGCAGGCCTTGGAGCACACCCCTGACGTGCGCGGCCTGCTCGGCTGACGCCATCCAGGCCCAGGCCCCCCAGAGGGCCGGGCTCATCACCTAGGAGACAAGCATGAATCCCCTGAAGAGAATGTCCCTGGCCGCGCTCAGCGCGGCACTCCTGGCCCTGTCGGGCAGCGCCTGGTCGCAGACGCCGCCCTGGCCGAGCAAGCCCATCCGCATCGTCGTGGCGTACGGGCCGGGCGGGCAGACCGACATCGTTGCCCGGGTCATTGGTGAGAGGCTGCAGCAGCGCCTGGGGCAGCCCGTGCTGGTGGAGAACCGCGCCGGCGGCGGAGGCAACGTGGGCACCGACCACGTCGCCAAGTCGGCCCCCGACGGCTACACGCTGGCCATGGCGGCCATCAGCAACTTCGGCGCCAACCCCGCGCTGTACCCCAAAATCCCGTACGACCCGCTGAAGGACTTCGTGCCGGTGGCACACGCCATCTCCACCAGCAATGTGCTGGTGGTGCACCCGTCGTTCCCTGCACGCACGCTGCCGGAACTGATCGCGCTGGCCAAGGCAAAACCAGGGGCGCTGAGCTACGCCAGTGCCGGAGCCGGCACGTCGATCCATCTCTTCATGGAGGTGCTCAAGCTGCGCGCTGGCCTGGACATCACGCACATCCCCTACAGAGGCAGCGCGCCGGCGCTGCAGGACGTGGTGGGCGGCCAAGTGCCGATGATCTTCGACTCGATGCCTTCGGCCTTCCCGATGGTGAAGGCCGGCAAGCTGCGCGCGCTGGCCGTCAGCAGCGGAACGCGCTCACCCGTCGCGCCGGACGTGCCCACCGTGGCGGAGCAAGGCGTGGCCAACTTCGATCTGGTGTCGTGGATCGGCTTCGCCGCACCGGCCGGCACGCCCGACCCCATCGTGCAGAGACTCAACGGCGAGATCAATGCCATCCTCAGGATGCCCGAGGTCGTTGCGCGATTCAATGAGCTGGGCGCGCAGACGGTGGGCGGCTCGACGGCCAGTTTCGATGCCTTCATCCGCCAGGAGATTGCGACATGGACAGACGTGGTCAAGAAGGCAGGCATCACCGCCGACTAGGCTCCATCCGGTAGCGGACCCGGAGCCGCTACCATCCGAGACCCGCTCGTTTCTGCCGAATGCCGCGCACCAAGACCACTCCCGCCGGCCCCGTTGCCAAGCCCCCGGGCACCCAGAGCATCCAGCGAGTCGTCGGCCTGCTGCGGGAACTGGCCTCCCACAACCGGACCGGGTTGAGGCTGGTGGACCTGGTGCAGGCCGCCGGGCTCGAGCAGCCCACCGTCCACCGGATGCTGAAGTCGCTGGTGGCCGAGGGGCTGGTGATGCAGGATGCCCAGACCAAGCGTTACTTTCTTGGCCAGGCGCTGTACGAGTTTGGTCTGGCGGCCGGC encodes:
- a CDS encoding MmgE/PrpD family protein, which translates into the protein MSESTLPADTTRRLATWVAGLRYEDLPAEVVAVAKRQILDTLAVAWAGTRADAIEPLRRLIGGLGGAPEAPVWCYGERLPATQAAFLNGMLASALDYDSLHDRATVHPDVVTLPAIMALAEQRAASGRELITALVAGDELLVRLGLAARSHPGWFYSSAFGVFGAAAAASRLLGLGADQTLHALGIAMSQAAGTQQALLERSLTKRLQTAYAARAGVESALFAQAGVTGPAQPLEGASGIQALYTGFEAGELLGDLGTRYAITGMTLKKYASCMCNHAPIEATLQLAARHHLRAADVAALKVTISPFMHRLTGAPFEPGDNPQVSAQFSVQYSVASALLRGRFEVRDIEPAAVLEPEVLALAARVQVQVDATAGKFVPAVLELRTHGGATHTLTVDTLPGTPAAPLSEAALHHKALAGFTSAAKAMDEVHALGLIARLQALEHTPDVRGLLG
- a CDS encoding tripartite tricarboxylate transporter substrate binding protein, producing MSLAALSAALLALSGSAWSQTPPWPSKPIRIVVAYGPGGQTDIVARVIGERLQQRLGQPVLVENRAGGGGNVGTDHVAKSAPDGYTLAMAAISNFGANPALYPKIPYDPLKDFVPVAHAISTSNVLVVHPSFPARTLPELIALAKAKPGALSYASAGAGTSIHLFMEVLKLRAGLDITHIPYRGSAPALQDVVGGQVPMIFDSMPSAFPMVKAGKLRALAVSSGTRSPVAPDVPTVAEQGVANFDLVSWIGFAAPAGTPDPIVQRLNGEINAILRMPEVVARFNELGAQTVGGSTASFDAFIRQEIATWTDVVKKAGITAD